The Humulus lupulus chromosome 4, drHumLupu1.1, whole genome shotgun sequence genome has a window encoding:
- the LOC133832738 gene encoding uncharacterized protein LOC133832738, which translates to MKPALVTEEQIKLRAFPFSLKDGAKEWLYYLPPRTVNTWNEMMILFLERYFPASKVGSIRKEICGIRQQTGESLYEYWERFKRLCASCPHHQISEQLLIQYFYEGLFPLDKSMIDAASGGALVDKTPAAARSLISNMAANSQQFGVRQEVSVKGLNETNSKVEQQLAQLTSMVQQMALGHQVRPCGICQLVGHFTDACPTLQEDTNEHVNAMGGFPGQPRQRYDPYAITYNEGWKEHPNLRYGNPQQTVPTRPPGFPYQQRQQQPYTPQPQQPITSQAQEPSMADMLKLLVASNIQTQVILQSTQVSLKNLENTIG; encoded by the coding sequence ATGAAACCAGCTTTAGTAACGGAAGAGCAGATTAAATTAAGAgcatttccattttctttgaagGATGGTGCAAAGGAATGGCTCTATTACCTTCCTCCTAGAACTGTTAATACCTGGAATGAAATGATGATATTGTTCTTGGAGCGTTACTTCCCCGCATCTAAGGTTGGTAGTATAAGGAAGGAAATCTGTGGCATTCGCCAACAGACTGGCGAGTCATTATAtgagtattgggagagatttaagaggCTATGTGCCAGCTGCCCCCACCACCAAATAAGTGAACAACTCCTGATCCAATACTTTTATGAAGGACTATTTCCATTGGATAAGAGTATGATTGATGCAGCAAGTGGGGGAGCACTGGTTGACAAGACTCCTGCTGCAGCTAGGAGCTTAATTTCTAATATGGCAGCTAATTCTCAACAGTTTGGAGTTCGTCAAGAAGTTTCAGTTAAGGGATTAAATGAGACAAACTCTAAAGTAGAACAGCAACTGGCGCAATTAACTAGTATGGTTCAACAAATGGCTTTAGGTCATCAGGTGAGACCTTGTGGCATATGTCAGTTGGTGGGGCATTTTACTGATGCATGTCCCACACTTCAAGAGGATACCAATGAGCATGTAAATGCAATGGGAGGATTCCCAGGGCAACCTAGGCAAAGGTATGACCCTTATGCTATAACTTATAATGAAGGATGGAAAGAACATCCTAATCTTCGATATGGGAATCCACAACAAACTGTACCAACTAGACCACCAGGATTTCCTTATCAACAAAGGCAACAACAACCCTATACACCCCAGCCTCAACAACCTATTACTTCACAAGCTCAAGAACCATCAATGGCAGATATGCTAAAACTGTTAGTAGCTTCCAATATACAAACTCAAGTAATTCTTCAGAGTACTCAAGTGTCTCTCAAGAATTTGGAGAACACAATAGGATAG